A single region of the Sorghum bicolor cultivar BTx623 chromosome 9, Sorghum_bicolor_NCBIv3, whole genome shotgun sequence genome encodes:
- the LOC8069499 gene encoding probable serine/threonine-protein phosphatase 2A regulatory subunit B'' subunit TON2 produces MSTASGDGADAGGDGASSAAAGASAPAGRRIPPASSMPWVRNLRRFVGTGAGLGSEALMELETKRILLEIFKERQRKSAEAGSIPSFYKKKPEEGSISSRVQRLAKYRFLKKQSELLLNADDLDAMWVCLRENCVIDDATGAEKMNYEDFCHIATVCTEQIGQKCKRFFSPSNFMKFEKDDSGRIAILPFYLYVMRTVSLTQARIDMSELDEDSDGFLQPHEMEAYIRGLIPNLAQLRDMPTAFVQMYCRIAARKFFFFCDPHRRGKACIKKVLLSNCLQELMELHQESEEEVTDTEQAENWFSLTSAQRICDMFLALDKDTNGTLSKQELKEYADGTLTEIFIERVFDEHVRRSKVGGGNSREMDFESFLDFVLALENKDTPEGLTYLFRCLDLNGRGFLTTADIHTLFRDVHQKWIEGGNYELCIEDVRDEIWDMVKPADPLRISLPDLLSCKQGGTIASMLIDVRGFWAHDNRENLLQEEEEQVEEA; encoded by the exons ATGAGCACCGCCTCCGGCGACGGCGCGGACGCCGGCGGCGACGGGGCCTCCTCTGCAGCGGCCGGCGCGTCGGCGCCCGCGGGGAGGCGGATCCCGCCCGCCTCGTCCATGCCGTGGGTCCGCAACCTCCGCCGCTTCGTCGGCACGGGCGCCGGCCTCGGATCCGAGGCCCTCATGG AACTGGAGACTAAAAGGATATTGCTTGAGATTTTCAAGGAGCGGCAGCGGAAGAGTGCCGAAGCTGGTTCCATCCCAAGTTTTTACAAGAAG AAACCTGAAGAAGGATCCATTAGCTCTAGAGTTCAGAGGTTGGCCAAGTACAGGTTTCTAAAG AAACAATCAGAGCTTCTGCTGAATGCTGATGATCTTGATGCCATGTGGGTTTGTCTTAGAGAAAATTGTGTTATTGATGATGCTACTGGTGCTGAAAAG ATGAATTATGAAGATTTCTGCCATATTGCCACAGTCTGCACGGAGCAGATTGGTCAGAAATGCAAACGTTTCTTCAGCCCTTCAAACTTTATGAAGTTTGAGAAGGATGATTCTGGGAGGATTGCTATCCTACCATTTTATCTTTATGTCATGCGAACA GTTTCTCTTACTCAAGCAAGAATTGATATGAGTGAGCTTGATGAGGATTCTGATGGTTTCCTTCAGCCTCAT GAAATGGAAGCATATATTAGAGGACTCATCCCCAATTTGGCACAATTGCGTGACATGCCCACTGCATTTGTCCAGATGTACTGCCGTATAGCTGCACGCAAGTTCTTTTTCTTCTGTGATCCACACAGACGGG GGAAAGCATGTATAAAGAAAGTGTTGCTGAGCAATTGTCTTCAAGAGCTAATGGAACTACATCAG GAGAGCGAGGAAGAGGTAACCGATACCGAGCAGGCAGAAAATTGGTTTTCCTTAACTTCAGCTCAGCGCATATGTG ACATGTTTCTTGCACTAGATAAGGATACTAATGGTACACTGAGCAAACAAGAGCTCAAGGAATATGCAGATGGCACATTGACTGAGATTTTCATTGAAAGAG TTTTTGATGAGCATGTCCGCCGGAGCAAAGTTGGAGGTGGAAACAGTCGTGAGATGGACTTTGAAAGCTTTCTTGATTTTGTTTTGGCTCTAGAAAACAAAGATACCCCTGAAGGCCTgacatatttatttagatgCCTTGATCTTAATGGAAGAGGGTTCCTTACAACTGCAGATATCCATACTTTATTTAG AGACGTACACCAGAAATGGATTGAGGGCGGGAACTATGAGCTTTGCATCGAAGATGTGAGGGATGAAATCTGGGACATGGTGAAGCCCGCAGATCCTCTCAGGATCTCGCTGCCAGATCTTCTTTCTTGCAAGCAAGGCGGGACTATCGCCAGCATGCTTATAGATGTGCGTGGCTTCTGGGCCCACGACAACAGGGAGAACCTTCTCCAGGAAGAGGAAGAGCAAGTGGAAGAGGCATGA
- the LOC8075981 gene encoding anaphase-promoting complex subunit 7 isoform X1, with product MEAARESMAALLDAGLFGPAQTLGCFLVSSAGAGNDAGMSMKVESLVQHGDALYGEREFRRALNAYKQAMQYSRSIPRQATSSTRSSVSATGRSPSPNSSNLLSFNENEVKFKIALCHSALCEHREALHEMEGIPSKVRTLKMNMMLGKLYRISRNSRTAAVCYKECLRQCPYVFEAITALAEMGLSAKEFSLLFPQAPNRGGKVPGDFVDAQRWWTRYVEAQCCIASHDYKGGLDIYLELMQRFPNNVHILLEIAKVEAIIGRNDEAIMNFEKARLIDPNIMTYMDEYAILLKSKSDYVKLNKLVHDMLHIDPARPETCVALAAMWKRKDKRKALTYAEKSLRVDDRHITGYIMKGNLHLSLNRPDLAVTDFRGAQELRADLRSYQGLVCAYVALSKCKEALFTAREAMKVMHQSAKALKLVGDVHAISSSGREKTSVQDQQQIIIQQRIVLRQARKFYESAIRLEPGFLGAALALADLHVVEGRNKEAVMLLEKYLRQWADDSLHIKLAQVHASTNMLSDALSHYQSALRINPQNEAAKNGLERLEKQMKGVDPDAPEEEEENEEDDIDDRDEFI from the exons ATGGAGGCGGCGCGGGAGTCCATGGCGGCGCTCCTCGACGCCGGCCTCTTCGGGCCCGCCCAAACGCTG GGGTGTTTCCTTGTGTCGTCGGCGGGTGCGGGCAACGATGCTGGCATGTCCATGAAGGTGGAGAGCCTG GTCCAGCATGGTGATGCTTTGTATGGAGAGAGAGAATTTCGCAGGGCACTG AATGCGTACAAGCAAgctatgcaatatagtagaagtaTCCCTAGGCAAGCAACAAGTAGCACCAGAAGTTCAGTATCCGCCACAGGCCGATCACCTTCTCCGAATTCTTCGAATCTCTTATCATTCAATGAAAATGAG gtgaagttcaAGATTGCTCTCTGCCATTCTGCTCTATGTGAGCACCGTGAAGCACTTCATGag ATGGAAGGTATTCCTTCGAAAGTGAGAACATTAAAAATGAATATGATGTTAGGGAAGCTATATCGAATATCAAGAAATAGTCGCACAGCTGCTGTCTGTTATAAGGAGTGCTTGAG GCAATGCCCTTATGTTTTCGAAGCTATCACAGCTTTGGCGGAAATGGGGCTTTCAGCAAAGGAATTTTCTTTATTATTTCCACAA GCACCAAATAGAGGAGGCAAGGTGCCGGGTGACTTTGTAGATGCACAACGTTGGTGGACT CGTTATGTTGAGGCACAGTGCTGCATTGCTTCACATGATTATAAAG GTGGCCTTGACATATATCTAGAACTAATGCAACGGTTCCCCAATAATGTGCATATCTTGCTGGAGATTGCTAAG GTTGAAGCCATCATAGGCAGGAATGATGAAGCAATAATGAACTTTGAGAAG GCCCGTTTGATTGATCCAAACATTATGACATATATGGATGAGTATGCAATTCTACTGAAGTCAAAGTCTGACTACGTCAAACTGAATAAGTTGGTACATGATATGCTGCATATTGATCCTGCGAGACCAGAGACATGTGTTGCTCTTGCAGCAATGTGGAAAAGAAAGGATAAAAGAAAAGCTTTGACATATGCAGAAAAG AGCCTCCGAGTTGATGACAGGCATATAACTGGCTATATTATGAAG GGCAATTTGCATCTTTCATTGAATCGACCAGATTTGGCAGTGACAGACTTCAGGGGGGCTCAAGAATTGAGAGCTGATCTTCGTTCTTATCAAG GTTTGGTGTGTGCTTATGTAGCACTTTCTAAATGCAAAGAAGCATTATTCACTGCACGTGAGGCAATGAAGGTTATGCATCAGTCTGCAAAAGCTCTCAAGCTAGTTGGCGATGTTCATGCAATTAGTTCCAGTGGGAGGGAGAAG ACTTCTGTGCAAGACCAGCAGCAGATTATTATTCAACAAAGGATCGTCTTAAGACAA GCAAGAAAGTTCTATGAATCAGCCATTCGTCTTGAACCTGGATttcttggagctgcactggccCTGGCTGATCTGCATGTTGTGGAAGGACGGAACAAGGAGGCTGTTATGCTACTTGAAAAATATCTAAGACAATGGGCAGACGATTCTCTACACATCAAGTTGGCTCAAGTGCATGCGTCAACAAATATGCTTTCTGATGCACTTTCCCATTATCAATCTGCCCTAAG AATAAACCCACAAAATGAAGCTGCAAAGAATGGATTGGAGCGCTTGGAAAAACAAATGAAG GGAGTGGACCCAGATGCTCCggaagaggaggaagagaaTGAGGAGGATGATATCGATGATCGAGATGAGTTTATTTGA
- the LOC8075981 gene encoding anaphase-promoting complex subunit 7 isoform X2, with protein MEAARESMAALLDAGLFGPAQTLGCFLVSSAGAGNDAGMSMKVESLVQHGDALYGEREFRRALNAYKQAMQYSRSIPRQATSSTRSSVSATGRSPSPNSSNLLSFNENEVKFKIALCHSALCEHREALHEMEGIPSKVRTLKMNMMLGKLYRISRNSRTAAVCYKECLRQCPYVFEAITALAEMGLSAKEFSLLFPQAPNRGGKVPGDFVDAQRWWTRYVEAQCCIASHDYKGGLDIYLELMQRFPNNVHILLEIAKVEAIIGRNDEAIMNFEKARLIDPNIMTYMDEYAILLKSKSDYVKLNKLVHDMLHIDPARPETCVALAAMWKRKDKRKALTYAEKSLRVDDRHITGYIMKGNLHLSLNRPDLAVTDFRGAQELRADLRSYQGLVCAYVALSKCKEALFTAREAMKVMHQSAKALKLVGDVHAISSSGREKARKFYESAIRLEPGFLGAALALADLHVVEGRNKEAVMLLEKYLRQWADDSLHIKLAQVHASTNMLSDALSHYQSALRINPQNEAAKNGLERLEKQMKGVDPDAPEEEEENEEDDIDDRDEFI; from the exons ATGGAGGCGGCGCGGGAGTCCATGGCGGCGCTCCTCGACGCCGGCCTCTTCGGGCCCGCCCAAACGCTG GGGTGTTTCCTTGTGTCGTCGGCGGGTGCGGGCAACGATGCTGGCATGTCCATGAAGGTGGAGAGCCTG GTCCAGCATGGTGATGCTTTGTATGGAGAGAGAGAATTTCGCAGGGCACTG AATGCGTACAAGCAAgctatgcaatatagtagaagtaTCCCTAGGCAAGCAACAAGTAGCACCAGAAGTTCAGTATCCGCCACAGGCCGATCACCTTCTCCGAATTCTTCGAATCTCTTATCATTCAATGAAAATGAG gtgaagttcaAGATTGCTCTCTGCCATTCTGCTCTATGTGAGCACCGTGAAGCACTTCATGag ATGGAAGGTATTCCTTCGAAAGTGAGAACATTAAAAATGAATATGATGTTAGGGAAGCTATATCGAATATCAAGAAATAGTCGCACAGCTGCTGTCTGTTATAAGGAGTGCTTGAG GCAATGCCCTTATGTTTTCGAAGCTATCACAGCTTTGGCGGAAATGGGGCTTTCAGCAAAGGAATTTTCTTTATTATTTCCACAA GCACCAAATAGAGGAGGCAAGGTGCCGGGTGACTTTGTAGATGCACAACGTTGGTGGACT CGTTATGTTGAGGCACAGTGCTGCATTGCTTCACATGATTATAAAG GTGGCCTTGACATATATCTAGAACTAATGCAACGGTTCCCCAATAATGTGCATATCTTGCTGGAGATTGCTAAG GTTGAAGCCATCATAGGCAGGAATGATGAAGCAATAATGAACTTTGAGAAG GCCCGTTTGATTGATCCAAACATTATGACATATATGGATGAGTATGCAATTCTACTGAAGTCAAAGTCTGACTACGTCAAACTGAATAAGTTGGTACATGATATGCTGCATATTGATCCTGCGAGACCAGAGACATGTGTTGCTCTTGCAGCAATGTGGAAAAGAAAGGATAAAAGAAAAGCTTTGACATATGCAGAAAAG AGCCTCCGAGTTGATGACAGGCATATAACTGGCTATATTATGAAG GGCAATTTGCATCTTTCATTGAATCGACCAGATTTGGCAGTGACAGACTTCAGGGGGGCTCAAGAATTGAGAGCTGATCTTCGTTCTTATCAAG GTTTGGTGTGTGCTTATGTAGCACTTTCTAAATGCAAAGAAGCATTATTCACTGCACGTGAGGCAATGAAGGTTATGCATCAGTCTGCAAAAGCTCTCAAGCTAGTTGGCGATGTTCATGCAATTAGTTCCAGTGGGAGGGAGAAG GCAAGAAAGTTCTATGAATCAGCCATTCGTCTTGAACCTGGATttcttggagctgcactggccCTGGCTGATCTGCATGTTGTGGAAGGACGGAACAAGGAGGCTGTTATGCTACTTGAAAAATATCTAAGACAATGGGCAGACGATTCTCTACACATCAAGTTGGCTCAAGTGCATGCGTCAACAAATATGCTTTCTGATGCACTTTCCCATTATCAATCTGCCCTAAG AATAAACCCACAAAATGAAGCTGCAAAGAATGGATTGGAGCGCTTGGAAAAACAAATGAAG GGAGTGGACCCAGATGCTCCggaagaggaggaagagaaTGAGGAGGATGATATCGATGATCGAGATGAGTTTATTTGA
- the LOC8075982 gene encoding proline synthase co-transcribed bacterial homolog protein — protein sequence MASVAAAEGAAAALRSVLSRAQQAAARAGRAPGSVRVVAVSKTKPVPVIRGVYDAGHRCFGENYVQELIDKAPQLPEDIEWHFIGNLQSNKARALLAGVPNLDMVESVDDEKIASRLDRVVADLGRKPLKVLVQVNTSGEESKFGVDPSGCVELAKHVKLNCPNLVFSGLMTIGMLDYSSTPENFKTLANCREGVCKELGIPEEQCELSMGMSADFEQAIEMGSTNVRVGSTIFGAREYPKKN from the exons ATGGCGTCCGTGGCCGCGGCagagggcgcggcggcggcgctccgctCGGTTCTGTCGCGCGCGCagcaggcggcggcgcgggcgggGCGCGCTCCGGGGTCCGTGCGCGTGGTGGCGGTGAGCAAGACCAAGCCGGTCCCCGTCATCCGGGGCGTCTACGACGCGGGCCACCGCTGCTTCGGCGAGAACTACGTCCAGGAGCTCATCGACAAGGCGCCTCAG CTTCCTGAGGATATTGAGTGGCACTTCATTGGGAATCTGCAAAGCAACAAAGCCAGGGCGCTACTTG CTGGAGTGCCAAACCTTGATATGGTTGAGAGTGTCGATGATGAGAAG ATTGCTAGCCGTCTTGATCGAGTGGTAGCTGACTTGGGGAGAAAACCCCTTAAGGTTTTGGTCCAAGTCAACACTAGTGGAGAAGAAT CGAAATTTGGAGTAGATCCATCAGGATGTGTTGAACTAGCAAAGCATGTCAAATTGAACTGCCCAAACCTTGTGTTCTCTGGTTTGATGACAATTGGGATGCTTGATTACTCATCGACTCCTGAGAATTTCAAG ACACTGGCCAACTGCCGTGAAGGGGTGTGCAAGGAGCTTGGAATACCCGAAGAGCAGTGCGAATTGTCTATGGGCATGTCAGCTGACTTCGAACAAGCG ATTGAAATGGGAAGCACGAATGTAAGAGTTGGGTCAACCATATTTGGTGCAAGAGAATACCCAAAGAAAAACTAG
- the LOC8069500 gene encoding double-stranded RNA-binding protein 2, producing the protein MYKNQLQELAQRSCFNLPSYSCIREGPDHAPRFKATVNFNGEMFESPAFCSTLRQAEHAAAEVALNELSKRGPSSTLAAKVLDETGIYKNLLQETAHRAGLKLPIYTTIRSGPGHTPVFTCTVELAGKTFTGNPGKTKKQAQKNAAMAAWSDLKQLPRIGEPSSSSCPADQDDEEQEQVIVTRTLASLNQANIGKVPHQKEKQQTNNRPSSQRSYPKPNTSFYRPYMQNQAYPSVPPDQAMYHLWDRMQATQPTPRFPVVPTMGNTRFPPPAAMLPMYPPPRGQFSNPANQDALGLLPCFPEAAPAVPRYFSPYPVSYVPRSPLPVTVHKIHEKRQDHTETVELPDAAVFSPCTTFDSFRTSECGGPPRKVQEPTKNGKEGCTGSSTSPAEEHNTLTVPSSTTQSSLHKLEPNEDEQTLQAGLKQAHEQQLMPSSSCVSPLVTAQNSVQRKHYASSIQHEPIHRRNPPHTNPPALPDLWSSHSQALPRFGSAPPVNSSSVFQQRPPWLAALVTVRTAVPVCSARPNVGTAPARPASQNRSAPARAEPESRTHNGERDLNSAAISSSEFNKLHI; encoded by the exons ATGTATAAGAACCAGCTCCAGGAGCTTGCGCAGAGGAGCTGCTTCAATCTGCCGTCCTATTCCTGCATCCGGGAGGGACCGGATCATGCACCCCGGTTTAAGGCCACAGTTAATTTCAATGGGGAGATGTTCGAGAGCCCCGCGTTTTGTTCTACTTTGCGGCAGGCGGAGCATGCGGCAGCTGAGGTAGCGCTCAATGAGTTATCGAAGAGGGGCCCTTCGTCGACGCTGGCTGCCAAAGTTCTG GATGAAACCGGGATATACAAGAATCTTCTTCAAGAAACTGCTCATCGAGCTGGTCTAAAACTCCCCATCTATACTACTATTAGATCTGGGCCAGGTCATACACCTGTGTTCACATGCACAGTGGAGTTGGCAGGAAAGACATTTACTGGCAATCCTGGAAAGACCAAGAAGCAAGCTCAAAAAAATGCTGCAATGGCTGCCTGGTCTGACTTGAAGCAAC TGCCCAGGATAGGTGAGCCGTCATCGTCATCATGTCCGGCTGATCAGGATGATGAAGAGCAGGAACAGGTCATAGTTACTCGTACTCTTGCAAGCTTGAACCAGGCAAATATTGGTAAGGTGCCACATCAAAAGGAAAAACAGCAAACAAATAACCGCCCATCATCACAGAGATCTTATCCTAAGCCAAATACATCATTCTACCGGCCATATATGCAAAATCAGGCTTATCCTAGTGTTCCACCAGATCAAGCTATGTACCATCTATGGGATCGGATGCAAGCGACACAGCCAACGCCTCGCTTTCCAGTGGTACCAACTATGGGTAATACAAGGTTTCCCCCACCAGCAGCTATGCTCCCCATGTACCCTCCACCTCGAGGGCAATTCTCCAATCCGGCTAACCAGGATGCTCTAGGTCTTCTTCCATGTTTTCCTGAAGCTGCTCCTGCCGTGCCACGGTACTTCTCACCTTACCCTGTCTCCTATGTGCCAAGAAGTCCTTTGCCAGTTACTGTTCACAAAATTCATGAGAAAAGGCAGGACCACACTGAAACAGTCGAGCTTCCTGACGCTGCAGTATTCTCGCCATGCACTACCTTTGATTCCTTTAGGACATCAGAATGTGGTGGTCCACCACGCAAGGTTCAAGAACCAACCAAAAATGGGAAAGAAGGCTGTACTGGGAGCAGTACTTCCCCTGCGGAAGAACATAACACTCTCACTGTCCCAAGCTCTACCACACAATCGTCATTGCACAAATTGGAACCAAATGAAGATGAGCAAACATTGCAGGCAGGTTTGAAGCAGGCCCATGAACAACAACTAATGCCATCCTCGTCTTGTGTTAGTCCTTTAGTTACAGCACAGAACTCTGTCCAGCGAAAGCATTATGCTAGCTCCATCCAGCATGAGCCTATACATAGAAGGAATCCTCCTCATACTAACCCACCTGCATTGCCTGATCTGTGGTCTTCCCACTCGCAAGCTCTACCCAGATTTGGATCTGCACCTCCTGTAAACTCAAGTTCAGTTTTCCAGCAGCGACCTCCTTGGTTGGCTGCACTGGTCACAGTTCGTACAGCTGTTCCTGTCTGCTCAGCCAGGCCAAATGTGGGAACAGCTCCAGCAAGACCTGCTTCCCAGAACCGCTCTGCACCAGCTAGGGCTGAGCCCGAATCTCGTACCCATAATGGGGAGAGAGATCTGAACAGTGCGGCAATATCGAGTTCTGAATTCAATAAACTCCACATTTGA